Proteins co-encoded in one Dehalobacter sp. genomic window:
- a CDS encoding dehalogenase: MIIFWLILGALMASSIWFVYIKFQAAGKMSLARWILTAISVIWGAFLLAWIVYSIAEGEMQAAGMGLLIFGAILLVLVIVTVRLNSLIPSKKKADKVEAA, translated from the coding sequence ATGATTATTTTCTGGTTAATCTTGGGAGCACTCATGGCATCATCCATATGGTTCGTATATATCAAATTCCAGGCTGCAGGAAAAATGTCCTTAGCCCGCTGGATCTTAACGGCAATATCCGTGATCTGGGGAGCATTTCTCCTGGCTTGGATCGTCTACAGCATTGCCGAAGGTGAGATGCAGGCTGCAGGCATGGGGCTGTTAATCTTCGGAGCGATCCTTCTTGTCTTAGTTATCGTTACGGTACGGTTAAATTCTTTAATACCCTCCAAAAAGAAAGCTGATAAAGTAGAGGCCGCATAA